From a single Aquarana catesbeiana isolate 2022-GZ linkage group LG09, ASM4218655v1, whole genome shotgun sequence genomic region:
- the SOWAHD gene encoding ankyrin repeat domain-containing protein SOWAHD, whose protein sequence is MIMDTMETKIKSCQDVTKLAGQIIQPQNNSTKQLNECAQEESVTPKVRDARSMKRVESLCRTPSPATISRRKRGIRGSLWSTTGSLPFGGAWISAASFDVVDGQEQQQLDYGENGIVLDPVEHAWMLMVAEGNFDELQESLQEDPSLLYKRDFVTGYSVIHWIAKHGHDEDLIRLMDFARTSGYLVDVNTRASGGLTPLHIATLQGHAMIIKVLVGAYNADVHIRDHNGRKAWQYLKPSSDTKLLTLLGAPEEEENGAVAARNNNNNSHISTLWHIAPLDRDEIDSTAKITMAVAPLRNFFKNAYSFLKKW, encoded by the coding sequence ATGATCATGGACACAATGGAGACAAAGATCAAAAGTTGTCAGGACGTTACTAAATTAGCAGGACAGATTATTCAGCCGCAAAACAACAGCACTAAACAGTTAAATGAATGTGCACAGGAAGAGTCCGTGACTCCTAAAGTGCGGGACGCAAGAAGCATGAAAAGGGTGGAAAGCCTGTGCAGGACTCCATCACCTGCTACAATAAGTAGGAGAAAAAGAGGCATCAGAGGGAGTCTGTGGAGCACAACTGGATCCCTGCCTTTTGGGGGAGCTTGGATCTCGGCAGCTAGTTTTGATGTTGTCGATGGCCAGGAGCAGCAGCAACTGGACTACGGGGAAAATGGCATAGTGCTTGACCCAGTTGAGCATGCTTGGATGCTCATGGTAGCAGAAGGCAATTTTGATGAGCTGCAGGAGTCTTTACAGGAGGATCCTAGTTTGCTTTATAAGAGAGATTTTGTGACTGGCTATTCTGTTATTCACTGGATAGCCAAACATGGCCACGATGAGGACCTAATACGACTTATGGATTTTGCCCGTACCAGTGGCTACCTCGTAGATGTCAACACCCGTGCTAGCGGGGGTTTAACTCCACTCCATATTGCAACTCTTCAGGGACATGCCATGATCATCAAAGTTCTGGTGGGTGCGTACAATGCAGATGTCCATATTCGGGATCATAATGGCCGGAAGGCTTGGCAGTATTTAAAGCCTAGTTCTGATACCAAGCTTCTGACACTGTTAGGGGCTCCTGAAGAAGAGGAAAATGGTGCAGTGGCTGCaagaaataacaataataacagtCATATAAGCACACTCTGGCATATTGCACCACTAGATCGTGATGAAATTGACTCTACAGCTAAAATAACAATGGCTGTAGCACCTCTCAGGAACTTTTTTAAAAATGCCTATAGTTTTCTAAAGAAGTGGTAA